Proteins from a genomic interval of Leptospira bandrabouensis:
- a CDS encoding SPFH domain-containing protein, with product MGATVIVVFLIVVYIIKKTIIIVPEQSVYVKERLGVLNGVLKSGFYFMIPFVDQIRYRQNLKEQTIDIDPQVCITRDNVSVEVDGVLYLKVIDGEKASYGIDNFMLATTQLAQTTLRSEIGKLIFDNLLSERDEINGRVVSNIDRATDPWGIKVTRYEIRNITPPKQILLEMENQMKSERERRAEITISQGEKEARVNHSVGERQESINISEGEKIRLVNEADGRAQEITLISNATAKGLQLISEAISKKGGKEAVSLQITQEYLDALGQILKTSKTTVVPETLANIGGVFEGLSKITTKIPQVGE from the coding sequence ATGGGCGCGACTGTCATCGTTGTATTTTTGATCGTTGTATATATCATCAAAAAAACAATCATCATTGTTCCAGAACAAAGTGTTTATGTTAAAGAAAGATTAGGTGTTTTGAACGGAGTTTTAAAATCGGGATTTTATTTTATGATTCCTTTTGTAGATCAAATTCGTTACCGCCAAAACCTAAAAGAACAAACCATCGATATTGATCCACAAGTTTGTATCACAAGGGATAACGTATCCGTTGAAGTGGATGGAGTATTGTATTTAAAAGTCATCGATGGAGAAAAAGCATCCTATGGAATCGATAACTTTATGTTGGCAACAACCCAACTTGCCCAAACCACTCTTCGCTCCGAAATTGGAAAATTAATTTTTGATAACTTACTTTCCGAAAGAGATGAAATCAATGGTCGTGTGGTTTCCAACATTGACAGGGCAACCGATCCGTGGGGAATCAAAGTCACAAGATACGAAATTCGCAATATCACTCCGCCCAAACAAATTTTACTGGAAATGGAAAACCAAATGAAATCCGAAAGGGAAAGACGAGCCGAGATCACTATCTCCCAAGGAGAAAAGGAAGCTCGTGTGAATCATTCGGTTGGGGAAAGACAAGAATCAATTAACATTTCCGAAGGGGAAAAAATCAGATTGGTGAATGAAGCCGACGGACGTGCCCAGGAAATTACACTGATTTCGAATGCGACAGCAAAAGGTTTACAACTCATCTCGGAAGCCATTAGCAAAAAAGGTGGGAAGGAAGCTGTGAGTTTACAAATCACCCAAGAGTATTTGGATGCCCTTGGTCAAATTCTGAAAACATCAAAAACGACAGTGGTTCCAGAAACTTTAGCAAACATCGGTGGAGTGTTTGAAGGCCTTTCCAAAATCACCACAAAAATCCCACAGGTAGGAGAATAG
- a CDS encoding heme-binding domain-containing protein gives MKRIFLILLGVFLLLQFFPIDRSNPPVKSEIQTSAEIKEILKRSCYDCHSNETVWPAYSYIFPASLLISHHVEEGRDELNFSEFGLLAEKKQNKKIYEIWEQVDEGEMPPKDYLLLHPNSKLSDKDKEILKQWSDRFSEESE, from the coding sequence GTGAAACGAATTTTCCTTATTTTACTAGGAGTCTTTCTCCTCCTCCAATTTTTCCCTATCGATCGTTCCAATCCTCCAGTCAAATCGGAGATCCAAACGAGTGCAGAGATCAAAGAAATCTTAAAACGAAGTTGTTATGATTGTCATTCGAACGAAACAGTTTGGCCGGCTTACTCATATATTTTTCCTGCCTCTTTGCTTATTTCTCACCATGTGGAAGAAGGAAGAGATGAATTAAATTTTTCAGAGTTTGGACTTCTGGCAGAAAAGAAACAAAACAAAAAAATCTATGAAATTTGGGAACAAGTGGATGAAGGGGAGATGCCTCCCAAAGACTATTTGTTGTTACATCCAAACTCAAAGTTATCAGACAAAGATAAAGAGATTTTAAAACAATGGTCGGACCGTTTCAGTGAGGAATCGGAATGA
- a CDS encoding GNAT family N-acetyltransferase gives MNFESSYQLERITNPSEDLQSELWNLLHEFSISKLGDPSLEKKEFFAILVKEGKTLVAASLCYLFFNGLNLQLLWVAEEKRGMDLGTKLLIQIEEEAKTLGATLVFGYSFGFQAPKFYLKLGYEEVGMISNYPEGQNCYFLCKKLTSESP, from the coding sequence ATGAATTTTGAATCATCATATCAATTGGAACGGATTACAAATCCATCCGAAGATTTACAATCTGAACTCTGGAATCTTTTGCACGAATTCAGCATATCTAAGTTAGGTGATCCAAGTCTTGAAAAAAAAGAATTTTTTGCCATCCTTGTCAAAGAGGGAAAAACTCTTGTTGCTGCCTCTCTTTGTTATTTATTTTTTAATGGGCTCAACCTCCAACTCCTTTGGGTCGCAGAAGAAAAGCGGGGAATGGATTTAGGAACCAAATTGCTTATTCAAATCGAAGAAGAGGCCAAAACTCTTGGGGCAACGCTTGTGTTTGGATATTCTTTTGGGTTCCAAGCTCCGAAGTTTTACTTAAAACTGGGATATGAAGAAGTAGGGATGATTTCCAATTACCCGGAAGGGCAAAATTGTTATTTCCTCTGCAAAAAATTGACATCTGAATCTCCTTGA
- a CDS encoding RNHCP domain-containing protein, whose product MVRESELSKFQKFSKKKRFDDEDEDFSSQKLKIKSHRYRSDIEEFRCVECKQMVFPPGFGTDQRNHCPNCLTSLHLDNSPGDRAATCGSKMEAISIWVRKGEWVILHRCKGCGVIHANRIGPDDNEALLVSLAAQAMAKPSFRLFKENPVEVPPDDEC is encoded by the coding sequence ATGGTACGTGAATCCGAACTATCTAAATTTCAAAAGTTCTCAAAGAAAAAACGTTTTGATGATGAAGACGAAGACTTTTCATCGCAAAAACTAAAAATCAAATCCCACAGGTATCGTTCTGATATAGAGGAATTCCGTTGTGTGGAATGCAAACAAATGGTGTTTCCTCCTGGGTTTGGAACCGACCAGAGAAACCATTGTCCGAATTGTTTGACGAGTTTGCATCTGGACAATTCTCCGGGTGACCGTGCTGCCACATGTGGAAGTAAGATGGAAGCGATTTCCATTTGGGTGAGAAAGGGCGAATGGGTGATTTTACACCGCTGTAAAGGTTGTGGGGTAATCCATGCCAATCGAATTGGGCCAGATGACAATGAGGCACTTCTTGTTTCTCTTGCTGCCCAAGCGATGGCAAAACCAAGTTTTCGATTGTTTAAAGAAAATCCGGTGGAAGTTCCACCGGATGACGAATGTTAA
- a CDS encoding NfeD family protein produces the protein MDFIFANSPYLWIFLGITLLFSEFLLPGTFVMFLGIGAIFTGILTRLLPIEFYTQVMVWVISSFVSILVGGTAIKRFFKSESSVDPFIQDDFLNQIVPVEIDILVGRHGGKIRFQGTLWDAISKDSKIPKGNYVRILSRENLTFTVERVDS, from the coding sequence TTGGATTTTATTTTTGCAAACTCACCCTATCTCTGGATTTTCCTTGGAATTACTTTATTGTTTTCTGAATTTCTTCTCCCAGGAACCTTTGTGATGTTTTTAGGAATTGGTGCCATATTTACAGGGATTTTGACTCGTTTATTGCCCATTGAATTTTATACCCAAGTGATGGTTTGGGTCATTTCAAGTTTTGTATCGATCCTCGTTGGTGGAACTGCCATAAAACGTTTTTTTAAATCCGAATCCTCTGTGGATCCTTTTATCCAAGATGATTTTCTAAATCAAATTGTACCTGTAGAAATTGATATTTTAGTCGGGAGACATGGAGGAAAAATTCGATTCCAAGGAACCCTTTGGGATGCAATTTCCAAAGATTCCAAAATTCCCAAAGGGAATTATGTGCGGATTTTGTCTCGAGAAAATCTTACCTTCACTGTGGAACGTGTGGATTCCTAA
- a CDS encoding SPFH domain-containing protein — protein sequence MEFAYLGFWSVIAIYLIYKIFRCIRIIPAQDVLIVERLGKYSRTLRAGFHILIPFIDRDAYYHTLKEQSIDVQPQICITHDNVQVKVDGVIYLKIIDPVRASYGIEDFQFAAIQLAQTTMRSVIGTMELDKTIGEKDLINSTIVAAIDQASEPWGIKVNRYEILNIVPPKSVLDAMEKEKKAQIAKRSQVLLSEGERDSRINRSLGFKEEAVNKSEGEKQRRINSAEGKATEIEALAVATAKGIEAIAGAISDQGGASAIKLQITKAFIHNFLSVAKENTEILIPADVMNLPNLIANLTEGKKPKA from the coding sequence ATGGAATTTGCATATTTAGGTTTTTGGTCTGTCATTGCCATATATTTGATTTATAAAATCTTTCGCTGCATCCGCATCATTCCGGCACAAGATGTTTTAATTGTGGAACGATTGGGAAAATATTCTCGTACTTTACGAGCAGGATTTCATATCCTCATTCCTTTTATTGATCGTGATGCGTATTACCATACTCTCAAAGAACAATCCATCGATGTACAACCACAAATTTGTATCACACATGACAACGTACAGGTGAAAGTGGATGGAGTGATTTATTTAAAAATCATTGATCCAGTTCGTGCTTCGTACGGAATCGAAGACTTCCAATTTGCAGCGATCCAACTAGCACAAACGACGATGCGCTCTGTGATTGGAACGATGGAACTGGACAAAACCATCGGGGAAAAAGATTTAATTAACTCAACAATTGTAGCAGCGATTGACCAAGCATCAGAACCTTGGGGAATCAAAGTCAATCGTTATGAAATTTTGAATATTGTTCCACCGAAATCGGTTCTTGATGCAATGGAAAAAGAAAAGAAAGCACAAATCGCCAAACGTTCGCAAGTTCTTCTTTCCGAAGGAGAAAGAGATTCACGAATCAACCGCTCCCTTGGTTTTAAAGAAGAAGCTGTGAACAAATCGGAAGGGGAAAAACAAAGAAGGATTAACTCTGCCGAAGGGAAAGCAACAGAGATTGAAGCCCTTGCTGTAGCAACAGCAAAAGGGATTGAAGCCATTGCAGGTGCTATCTCTGACCAAGGGGGAGCTTCAGCGATCAAACTCCAAATCACAAAGGCTTTTATCCATAACTTCCTGAGTGTTGCCAAAGAGAATACGGAAATCCTTATCCCGGCCGATGTGATGAATTTACCGAATCTCATTGCCAACCTAACCGAAGGGAAAAAACCAAAAGCATAG